In Pyxidicoccus trucidator, a genomic segment contains:
- a CDS encoding glycosyltransferase, with product MLVPRQVDPPETPAKTRVLFTLVFLGSGGIERSVCNVLAGLNPGRFATKMFFHHRPHPKSQQDRIPQHTEVVWGTDAFVYHRKMLPRFFWRLIQEARQADVIVAGQEGRAALLACLAGKLLGKPVVGMIHFDWGAFSREQPRRQLWGLRLLYPRMRRIVACGHDSAKAFQALVPVRPEQLEVIPNFVDGDKVRVAGEAPLPDWAVPIYQKPVVIAVGRLENQKAFDVLIRSHSLLRASGLDHHLLILGEGSLQAELEALVKSLGVESSVFMPGFTPNPHALMRRAAAFALSSRFEGLPMVLLEALALGCPVVSTDCPSGPAELLEHGRHGVMVPMEDPKALADALGRIMDDEAYRQDLSQRAHRRSEELSADRALRAWESLLSTV from the coding sequence ATGCTCGTACCGCGACAGGTTGACCCCCCGGAAACCCCCGCCAAGACGCGCGTGCTGTTCACCCTGGTTTTTCTGGGCTCGGGTGGCATCGAACGCTCGGTGTGCAACGTGCTGGCGGGCCTCAATCCGGGCCGGTTCGCCACCAAGATGTTCTTCCACCACCGGCCGCATCCGAAGAGCCAGCAGGACCGCATTCCCCAGCACACCGAGGTGGTGTGGGGCACGGATGCCTTCGTGTACCACCGGAAGATGCTTCCGCGCTTCTTCTGGCGGCTCATCCAGGAGGCACGCCAGGCGGACGTCATCGTCGCCGGCCAGGAAGGCCGGGCCGCGCTGCTCGCCTGCCTGGCGGGGAAGCTCCTGGGCAAGCCCGTGGTGGGGATGATTCACTTCGACTGGGGGGCCTTCAGCCGCGAGCAGCCCCGCCGGCAGCTCTGGGGACTGCGCCTCCTCTACCCCCGCATGCGCCGCATCGTCGCCTGCGGCCATGACTCGGCGAAGGCGTTCCAGGCGCTGGTGCCCGTGAGGCCGGAGCAGCTCGAGGTCATCCCCAACTTCGTGGATGGCGACAAGGTGCGCGTCGCCGGTGAGGCGCCGCTGCCGGACTGGGCGGTGCCCATCTACCAGAAGCCCGTGGTCATCGCCGTGGGACGGCTGGAGAACCAGAAGGCCTTCGACGTGCTCATCCGGAGCCACTCGCTCCTGCGCGCGTCGGGCCTGGACCACCACCTGCTCATCCTCGGAGAAGGCTCGCTCCAGGCAGAGCTCGAGGCGCTGGTGAAGTCCCTGGGCGTGGAGTCCTCCGTCTTCATGCCGGGCTTCACCCCCAACCCCCACGCGCTGATGCGCAGGGCCGCCGCCTTCGCCCTGTCCTCACGCTTCGAGGGGCTGCCCATGGTGCTGCTGGAGGCGCTCGCCCTGGGTTGCCCCGTCGTCAGCACCGACTGCCCGTCCGGGCCCGCGGAGCTGCTGGAGCACGGCCGGCATGGCGTCATGGTCCCCATGGAGGACCCCAAGGCCCTGGCTGACGCGCTGGGTCGCATCATGGATGACGAGGCCTATCGGCAGGACCTGTCCCAACGGGCGCACAGGCGCTCGGAGGAGCTGTCCGCCGACAGGGCCCTGCGCGCCTGGGAGTCGCTGCTCTCGACAGTCTGA
- a CDS encoding alpha/beta hydrolase, whose translation MKTRIRPLLILVPLLGVLAAGGYLGVHGYRIGQGLLHPPHVPVTRPEATGELAGLEDVAFTNKDGLTLRGWYVPSRNRAAVVLVHGFADNRAQLLFEARVLARAGYGVLLFDLRAHGDSDGDRVTWGDRERHDVTAALDFVSARPDVDPARLGLFGFSMGGTTSLLVASADARVKAVAAAGAYPALEADVYSGYGRWGALSAEPVLWTLRRAGVDVDAVRPIDGMCRLQGRPLLLVNGDVDPDAPAKLQASLFRAACEPKALWVVEGAGHGEYAKVAPEEYERRLRQHFDAALLGAG comes from the coding sequence GTGAAGACACGCATCCGTCCCCTCCTCATCCTGGTCCCACTGCTGGGGGTGCTCGCCGCCGGTGGCTATCTGGGCGTCCATGGCTACCGGATTGGCCAGGGACTGCTGCACCCGCCCCACGTGCCGGTGACGCGCCCGGAGGCCACGGGCGAGCTCGCGGGCCTGGAGGACGTGGCCTTCACCAATAAGGACGGGCTGACGCTGCGCGGCTGGTACGTGCCGTCGCGCAACCGGGCCGCGGTGGTGCTGGTGCATGGCTTCGCGGACAACCGCGCGCAGCTCCTCTTCGAGGCGCGCGTGCTCGCCCGTGCGGGCTACGGAGTGCTGCTCTTCGACTTGCGGGCGCATGGCGACAGCGACGGCGACCGCGTGACGTGGGGCGACCGCGAGCGCCATGACGTGACGGCGGCGCTGGACTTCGTCTCCGCGCGTCCGGACGTGGACCCGGCGCGGCTGGGCCTGTTCGGCTTTTCCATGGGAGGCACCACCTCGCTGCTGGTGGCCAGCGCGGACGCGCGGGTGAAGGCGGTGGCGGCGGCGGGCGCCTACCCCGCGCTCGAGGCGGACGTGTACTCGGGCTATGGCCGCTGGGGCGCGCTGAGCGCGGAGCCCGTGCTGTGGACGCTGCGCCGCGCCGGCGTGGACGTGGACGCGGTGCGCCCCATCGACGGCATGTGCCGACTCCAGGGGCGACCGCTGCTGCTCGTCAACGGCGACGTGGACCCGGATGCGCCGGCGAAGCTGCAGGCCAGCCTCTTCCGCGCGGCGTGCGAGCCCAAGGCGCTGTGGGTGGTTGAGGGCGCGGGACACGGCGAGTACGCGAAGGTGGCACCCGAGGAGTACGAGCGCCGGCTGCGTCAGCACTTCGACGCGGCGCTCCTGGGTGCGGGCTGA